The following coding sequences are from one Solea solea chromosome 4, fSolSol10.1, whole genome shotgun sequence window:
- the sdf2 gene encoding stromal cell-derived factor 2 encodes MGKLHYGFLLHDPPIVFVLFSFIFGLSFGTELSFVTCGSVVKLLNLKHNVRLHSHDVRYGSGSGQQSVTGVTAVEDSNSYWSVRGTSDAFCHRGTPVQCGQTIRLTHVSTGRNLHSHYFASPLSSNQEVSAFGEEGEGDHLDEWTVQCGGSVWKREEAVRFRHKATEALLSVTGEQYGRPIHGQREVHAMLGPTQHSLWKAMEGIFIKPSESLAGSRDYSHPHTEF; translated from the exons ATGGGTAAATTACACTATGGGTTTCTCTTACACGACCCACCAATCGTTTTcgtattgttttcttttatatttggGCTCTCATTCGGTACGGAACTGAGTTTTGTGACGTGCGGATCAGTCGTTAAACTGTTAAATCTTAAGCACAACGTCAGACTACACTCACACGATGTGCGCTACGGCTCCG GTAGTGGGCAGCAGTCTGTAACGGGGGTCACTGCAGTGGAAGACAGCAACAGCTACTGGAGTGTCCGTGGAACAAGTGATGCCTTCTGCCATCGCGGTACTCCAGTGCAGTGTGGTCAAACGATTCGCCTCACCCATGTCAGCACGGGTCGAAACCTGCACAGCCACTATTTCGCCTCGCCGCTGTCCTCTAACCAG GAGGTGAGTGCTTTTGGTGAGGAGGGGGAAGGAGACCACCTGGACGAGTGGACAGTCCAGTGTGGCGGATCTGTGTGGAAACGTGAGGAGGCGGTCCGCTTCCGCCACAAGGCCACCGAAGCACTGCTGTCGGTGACAGGGGAGCAGTACGGACGGCCAATCCACGGTCAGAGGGAGGTCCATGCCATGCTGGGCCCCACCCAGCACAGCCTGTGGAAGGCAATGGAGGGCATCTTCATAAAGCCCAGCGAGAGCCTGGCGGGCAGCCGAGACTACAGCCACCCACACACGGAGTTCtga
- the supt6h gene encoding transcription elongation factor SPT6: MSDFIESEAEESEEEFEEKDLKPKKTQRFMEEDDEEEEENTEDQDERGNLRGLIDDGDEEEEEAEKSGSAAASDSEEEVRHRRKKRNYDDYLDDDDLDLIEENLGVKVKRRKKKYDRVKTLDDDEEDDDEKDLIADEIFHGDAEGDLEEGEAVDEPLQHADDDEEGEDEESDIDDFIVDDDGQPITKKRGKKFSGYTDAALQEAQEIFGGDFDFADFDADTYDQGEEEEEDQDEEGWDRPKKQTKRRQGRKSIFELYEPSELESSHMTDQDNEIRTTDMPERFQLRAIPVKPAEDDELEEEAEWIFRHGFSTLTISMQESTDYLDRGTTTNFSRKGPSTIAKIKEALNFMRNQQFEVPFIAFYRKEYVEPELNINDLWKVWQWDEKWTQLRNRKQNLTRLFQKMQAYQFEQISADPDKPLADGIRPLDTSDMERLKDVQTLEELGDVYNHFLLYYGRDIPKMQNSAKTSKKKLKKIKEVTEDGEEELEVEEEEEEQKGPDLKLASRRDMYSICQSVGLDGLAKKFGLTPEQFGENLRDSYQRHETEQFPAEPVELAKDYVCSQFSAPEAVLEGTRYMVAMQIAREPLVRHVLRQTFQERAKINIKPTKKGKKEVDEAHFAYSFKYLKNKAVKELNGDQFLKMCLAEEEGLLSIDICIDLIGVKGFAGDQTYFDEIKQFYYRDEFSHQVQEWNRQRTLAIERALTQFLYPQMAKELKRKLITEAKESIVRSCCRRLYNWLKVAPYRPDQQVEEDDDLMDESQGKGIRVLGVAYAPSRDTPVFCALINGEGEVVDFLRLPYFMKRRNAFREDEREKKATDIETLKKFLSSKKPHVVAVAGENRDAQMIMEDIKRTISELEQESSLPAVGVELVDNELATLYQNSKKSEADFRDYPPLLRQAVSIARKIQDPLMEYAQVCSTDEDILCLKLHPLQEHVVKEDMLSALYCEFINRVNEVGVDVNRAIAHPHTQSLVQYVCGLGPRKGSHLLKILKQNNTRLENRTQLVTMCHMGPKVFINCAGFIKIDTASLGDSTDSYIEVLDGSRVHPETYEWARKMAVDALEYDESAEDANPAGALEEILENPERLKDLDLDAFAEELERQGYGNKGITLYDIRAELSCRYKDLRVPYRVPNTEEVFNMLTKETPETFYIGKLITSIVTGIAHRRPQGESYDQAIRNDSTGLWQCPFCQQDNFPELSEVWNHFDSGSCPGQAIGVRSRLDNGVQGFIPTKFLSDKVVKHPEERVKVSMTVHCRIMKIDIEKFSVDLTCRTSDLMDKANEWKLPKDTYYDFDTESEDQKHEEELKKKQQRTPYIKRVIAHPNFHNISFNQAEKMMETLDQGDLIIRPSSKGENHLTVTWKVADGIYQHVDVREEGKENAFSLGHTLWINTEEFEDLDEITARYIQPMAAFARDLLGHKYFQDCNGGSKEKMEEILVRSKREKPTFIPYYVSACKELPGKFILGYQPRGKPRIEYVTITPDGFRYRSQIFTSVNGLFRWFKDHYQEPVPGITPSNSSRTRTPASLNATPANINIADLTRAVNALPRNMTSQMFSAIAAVTGQGQNPNTTPAQWSSSQYGYGGSTGGGGGSSSAYHVFATPQQPIATPLMTPSYSYTTPSQQALGTPQYPSSTPQSSHSHTHAHPHIPHHSHQGPHSSHHGHSSGTPSSSTSSRGRTPQQQATPQQQQQTPQQPKASGSSNTAVDWGKMAEQWLKEKEAEGRKKVQRMTPRPSPSPMIESTPMSIAGDATPLLDEMDR; this comes from the exons ATGTCAGACTTCATTGAGAGCGAGGCTGAGGAGTCGGAGGAGGAGTTTGAAGAGAAAGACCTAAAGCCTAAAAAAACTCAAAGGTTTATGGAAGAAGATG acgaagaggaagaggagaacacAGAGGATCAGGATGAGCGGGGAAATTTACGTGGACTTATTGATgatggagatgaggaggaggaagaagctgaaaaaagtgGGAGTGCAGCAGCGAGTGACTCGGAGGAAGAAGTGAGGCATCGGCGTAAAAAGCGAA ATTATGATGACTAcctggatgatgatgatctggACCTCATTGAGGAGAACTTGGGAGTTAAAGTGAAAAGGAGG aagaagaaatatgaTCGTGTAAAAACACTGGACgacgatgaggaggatgatgatgagaaggACTTGATCGCAGATGAGATCTTTCATGGGGATGCAGAGGGTGACCTGGAGGAAGGCGAGGCTGTTGATGAGCCCCTCCAACATGCAGATGATGACGAAGAAGGGGAGGATGAGGAGTCAG ATATAGACGATTTTATTGTGGATGATGATGGCCAACCCATCACTAAAAAGAGGGGCAAGAAGTTCTCGGGATACACAGATGC AGCTCTCCAAGAGGCCCAGGAGATTTTTGGTGGCGACTTTGATTTTGCCGACTTTGATGCTGACACCTACGACcagggtgaggaagaggaagaggaccaGGATGAGGAGGGCTGGGATCGAcccaaaaaacagacaaagaggAGGCAGGGGAGGAAGAGCATCTTTGAGCTCTATGAGCCCAGTGAGCTGGAAAGTAGTCACATGACTGACCAGGACAATGAGATCCGCACTACAGACATGCCTGAGAGGTTCCAG TTACGAGCCATCCCTGTCAAACCTGCCGAGGATgatgagctggaggaggaagcagagtgGATCTTCAGACATGGCTTCTCTACTCTTACGATATCCATGCAG GAGAGCACAGATTATCTCGACAGAGGAACGACCACAAACTTCAGCAGAAAAGGACCCAGCACCATTGCCAAAATCAAAGAGGCCCTCAACTTCATGAGGAATCAACAGTTTGAGGTTCCATTCATAGCTTTTTACAGAAAAGAATATGTGGAACCCGAGTTAAACATCAACGACCTGTGGAAGGTGTGGCAGTGGGATGAAAAG TGGACTCAACTGAGGAATCGGAAGCAGAACTTGACCCGCCTGTTTCAGAAGATGCAGGCCTACCAGTTTGAGCAGATCTCTGCTGATCCTGACAAACCTTTGGCTGACGGCATCCGTCCTCTGGACACCTCTGACATGGAGAG GCTGAAAGACGTGCAGACTCTTGAAGAGCTGGGTGATGTGTACAACCATTTTCTGCTCTACTATGGACGAGACATCCCCAAGATGCAGAATTCTGCTAAGACCAGCAAGAAAAAACTCAAGAAGATCAAAGAAGTGACAGAAGATG gTGAAGAGGAATTGgaggtagaagaagaagaagaagaacaaaaaggaCCTGATCTCAAGTTGGCATCTCGTAGAGATATGTACAGCATCTGTCAGAGTGTAGGACTTG ATGGTTTGGCTAAAAAGTTTGGGTTAACTCCAGAACAGTTTGGAGAAAATCTGAGAGACAGTTACCAGCGTCACGAGACAGAGCAGTTCCCTGCCGAACCTGTGGAACTGGCTAAAGACTATGTGTGCAGTCAGTTCTCCGCTCCAGAGGCTGTACTGGAAGGAACCAGGTACATGGTGGCCATGCAGATTGCCCGGGAACCTCTGGTCAGACATGTTCTCCGACAGACCTTTCAAGAGAGGGCTAAGATCAACATTAAGCCAACCAAGAAGGGCAAAAAG GAGGTAGACGAGGCTCATTTTGCCTACTCCTTCAAGTATCTGAAGAACAAAGCTGTGAAAGAGCTGAATGGGGATCAGTTCTTAAAGATGTGCCTGGCCGAGGAAGAGGGACTGCTTTCAATTGACATCTGTATTGACCTGATCGGGGTCAAAGG ATTCGCTGGGGACCAGACATACTTTGATGAGATCAAGCAGTTCTACTACAGAGATGAATTCAGTCACCAGGTGCAGGAGTGGAACAGGCAGCGAACTTTAGCCATCGAGAGAGCTCTCACTCAGTTCCTCTATCCTCAGATGGCTAAGGAGCTCAAGAGGAAGCTCATAACTGAGGCCAAAGAGAGCATTGTCAGG TCCTGCTGTCGCCGGTTGTATAACTGGCTTAAAGTGGCTCCTTACAGGCCAGATCAGCAAGTTGAGGAAGATGATGATCTGATGGATGAGAGTCAGGGCAAAGGCATTCGGGTACTGGGTGTAGCCTACGCACCGAGCAG AGATACACCAGTTTTCTGTGCTCTGATCAATGGGGAAGGAGAAGTGGTGGACTTCCTGCGTCTGCCCTACTTTATGAAGAGGAGGAATGCCTTTAGGGAGgacgagagagaaaagaag GCTACTGACATTGAAACGCTCAAGAAGTTTCTGTCCAGCAAAAAGCCCCATGTGGTAGCTGTTGCAGGAGAAAACAG AGATGCCCAAATGATCATGGAGGACATCAAGAGGACAATCAGTGAGCTTGAACAAGAGTCCTCTTTGCCTGCTGTGGGAGTGGAACTTGTTGACAATGAATTGGCCACATTGTACCAGAACAGCAAGAAGTCCGAG GCTGATTTCAGGGATTACCCTCCCTTGCTGAGACAGGCTGTGTCGATAGCTAGAAAGATCCAGGATCCACTGATGGAGTATGCTCAGGTCTGCAGCACTGATGAAGACATTCTCTGCCTCAAGCTACACCCGTTACAG GAACACGTGGTGAAGGAGGATATGCTCTCTGCTCTTTACTGTGAATTCATCAATCGTGTCAATGAGGTTGGAGTGGACGTAAACAGGGCCATCGCCCATCCTCATACTCAGAGCCTTGTCCAGTATGTCTGTGGTTTGGGGCCACGAAAGGGCTCCCACCTCCTAAAG ATCCTGAAGCAGAACAACACTCGTCTGGAAAACAGGACCCAGCTGGTCACAATGTGCCACATGGGACCAAAGGTTTTTATCAACTGTGCTGGTTTCATCAAGATTGACACTGCATCACTTGGAGACAG TACGGACTCCTACATAGAGGTTCTGGACGGCTCTCGAGTCCACCCTGAGACGTATGAGTGGGCTCGTAAAATGGCCGTGGACGCCCTCGAGTATGATGAGTCAGCTGAAGATGCTAACCCAGCTGGAGCTCTCGAGGAAATCTTGGAAAATCCAGAACGTCTCAAAGATCTCGACTTGGATGCCTTTGCTGAAGAGCTGGAGAGACAG GGTTACGGCAACAAGGGAATTACACTATATGATATCCGTGCTGAGTTGAGCTGCAGGTACAAAGACCTGAGAGTTCCCTACAGAGTTCCCAACACTGAAGAGGTCTTTAACATGCTCACCAAGGAGACACCGGAGACCTTTTATATCG GCAAGCTGATCACCAGTATAGTGACTGGTATCGCTCACCGGCGGCCTCAGGGTGAGAGCTACGACCAGGCTATACGTAATGACTCCACAGGTCTGTGGCAGTGTCCCTTCTGCCAGCAGGACAACTTCCCAGAGCTTAGCGAG gTGTGGAATCACTTTGACAGTGGTTCTTGTCCTGGTCAGGCCATCGGGGTGCGCAGCAGATTAGATAATGGCGTCCAGGGATTCATTCCCACCAAGTTTCTTAGTGACAAAGTAGTCAAACATCCTGAGGAAAGAGTAAAG GTTAGCATGACGGTGCACTGCCGCATCATGAAAATCGACATAGAAAAGTTTAGCGTCGACCTCACGTGCCGCACCTCAGATTTGATGGACAAGGCCAACGAGTGGAAGCTTCCTAAGGACACCTACTACGACTTTGACACTGAGTCTGAAGACCAAAAGCACGAAGAGGAGctcaaaaagaaacaacagcGAACAC CATATATTAAGCGTGTGATCGCCCACCCCAACTTCCACAATATCAGTTTCAACCAGGCAGAGAAAATGATGGAGACTTTGGACCAGGGAGACTTGATCATCAGACCCAGCAGCAAGGGAGAGAACCACCTCACTGTCACCTGGAAG GTGGCCGATGGTATCTACCAGCACGTAGACGTGAGAGAAGAAGGCAAAGAGAATGCATTCAGCTTAGGGCACACACTCTGGATCAACACTGAG gaaTTTGAAGATCTGGATGAAATCACTGCTCGGTATATTCAGCCAATGGCAGCATTCGCCAGGGACTTACTCGGGCACAAGTACTTCCAAGACTGCAATGGGGGAAGCAAGGAG AAAATGGAGGAGATATTGGTCCGGTCAAAGAGAGAGAAGCCCACCTTTATTCCTTACTACGTCTCGGCTTGCAAAGAGTTGCCTGGGAAGTTCATATTGGGCTACCAGCCTCGCGGAAAACCACG GATCGAGTACGTGACCATCACCCCAGACGGCTTCCGCTACCGCTCGCAGATATTTACTTCAGTAAACGGACTATTCCGTTGGTTCAAAGACCATTATCAAGAGCCTGTACCAG GCATCACtcccagcaacagcagcagaacaagAACACCTGCGTCCCTGAATGCCACCCCAGCCAATATCAACATTGCAG ACCTGACACGAGCTGTCAACGCCCTCCCACGCAACATGACCTCTCAGATGTTCAGTGCCATCGCTGCTGTCACGGGCCAGGGCCAGAACCCTAACACCACCCCTGCTCAGTGGAGCTCCAGCCAGTATGGCTACGGAGGCAgcacgggaggaggaggagggagctcCTCTGCTTATCAT GTTTTCGCCACACCTCAGCAGCCCATCGCGACACCCTTGATGACGCCAAGCTACTCCTACACCACGCCGAGCCAGCAGGCGCTGGGCACCCCGCAGTACCCCAGCTCCACCCCGCAGTCGtcacactctcacacgcacGCCCACCCGCACATACCACACCACAGCCACCAAGGCCCTCACAGCAGTCACCACGGCCACTCGTCCGGCACGCcgtcttcctccacctcctccagagGACGGACGCCGCAGCAGCAGGCGacaccgcagcagcagcagcagacaccgCAGCAGCCAAA GGCAAGTGGAAGCAGCAACACCGCGGTGGACTGGGGCAAGATGGCCGAGCAGTGGCTGAAGGAGAAAGAGGCAGAGGGGCGGAAGAAAGTGCAGAGGATGACGCCGCGACCGTCGCCCAGCCCCATGATCGAGAGCACGCCCATGTCCATCGCCGGAGACGCCACACCCCTGCTGGACGAAATGGACCGATAG
- the rab34b gene encoding ras-related protein Rab-34, translated as MFPPVKKDRIITQLPKCFSPDAALHTKDSFHPQVKAVCRVQKSDTVSFNIAKVIVVGDVSVGKTCLISSFCKGEIDKNYKATIGVDFEMERFEVLGVPFSLQLWDTAGQERFKCIASTYYRGAQAIIVVFDLSSVSSLVHARQWLEDAMKDNDPSSVLLFLVGTKKDLSTPEQLAKVEQEAIRLSEEIKAEYWAVSAKSGDGVRDFFLRVASLTFEASVLSELEKNGSRNAGDIIRLTETNHTPAKRKPNCC; from the exons ATGTTTCCACCCGTGAAGAAGGACCGGATTATTACTCAGCTCCCTAAG TGTTTTAGTCCAGATGCAGCGCTGCACACCAAAGACAGTTTCCACCCGCAGGTGAAGGCTGTTTGTCGGGTGCAGAAGTCAGACACAGTGAG CTTTAATATCGCCAAAGTCATTGTCGTGGGAGATGTTTCCGTTGGAAAAACGTGTCTCATCAGCAG TTTCTGTAAAGGTGAAATTGATAAGAACTACAAAGCGACCATAGGTGTGGATTTTGAGATGGAGCGTTTTGAAGTGCTTGGCGTTCCCTTCAGTTTACAGTT GTGGGACACAGCAGGTCAGGAGCGCTTCAAGTGCATCGCGTCCACCTATTACAGAGGAGCACAAG CCATCATAGTGGTGTTTGACTTGAGCAGTGTGAGCTCACTGGTACACGCCAG gcagtgGCTAGAGGACGCTATGAAGGACAACGACCCGTCCAGTGTTTTACTCTTCCTTGTCGGTACAAAGAAGGacctgagt ACTCCAGAACAGTTGGCGAAGGTCGAGCAGGAGGCGATCAGACTCTCTGAGGAAATCAAAGCAGAATACTGGGCCGTGTCTGCAAAGTCAG GAGACGgcgtcagagatttcttcttacGCGTGGCCTCTCTGACGTTTGAGGCCAGCGTTTTGTCCGAGCTCGAGAAGAACGGGTCGAGGAACGctggtgacatcatca GACTCACAGAGACCAACCACACGCCAGCCAAGAGGAAACCCAACTGctgctga